From one Chanodichthys erythropterus isolate Z2021 chromosome 3, ASM2448905v1, whole genome shotgun sequence genomic stretch:
- the cdk21 gene encoding cyclin-dependent kinase 4: protein MDDSCWESSDYEILAEIGQGSYGKVYKARERREQQRLIAVKRLNIPEEPESGIPQFVIREVALLRKIEHFNHPNIVKLLNVSAGWHNQKFDLTLVFEYIDQDLTTFLSRASAKGLARDKIKDVMRQLLSGLDFLHTNTVIHRDLKPDNVLVSSRGVVKIADFGLARIYTYHIALTPCVVTLWYRAPEVLLQSSYMSSVDMWSAGCIFAELFLLRPLFCGFTEIQQLQKIFEVIGLPDEEDWPIESPVCYTPAWVETKPTAQLLPSLAHEENDLLSQFLAFNPAHRISACRALAHPFLADRSSEDE from the exons ATGGATGACAGCTGTTGGGAGAGCTCAGATTATGAAATCTTGGCAGAAATCGGCCAGGGCTCCTACGGGAAAGTGTACAAAGCCAGAGAGAGGCGCGAACAGCAGCGCCTCATTGCGGTGAAGAGACTGAACATCCCTGAGGAGCCGGAGTCTGGCATCCCTCAGTTTGTGATACGAGAAGTGGCTCTTCTGCGAAAAATAGAGCACTTCAACCACCCGAACATAGTCAA GTTGCTGAATGTTTCAGCTGGATGGCACAACCAGAAGTTTGACCTGACGTTGGTGTTTGAGTACATCGATCAAGACCTGACCACATTTCTCAGCAGAGCATCAGCGAAAGGCCTGGCCAGGGACAAAATCAAG GATGTGATGCGTCAGCTGCTCAGTGGACTTGACTTCCTCCATACCAACACTGTCATTCACCGGGACCTGAAGCCAGACAATGTGCTTGTGAGCAGTCGAGGGGTGGTCAAGATCGCAGACTTTGGTTTAGCCAGGATATATACATACCATATCGCCCTCACTCCATGT gtTGTGACTCTGTGGTACAGGGCTCCAGAGGTCCTGTTGCAGTCCAGTTACATGTCTTCAGTGGATATGTGGAGTGCCGGCTGCATCTTTGCAGAGCTCTTTCTGTTAAG GCCGTTGTTTTGTGGATTCACAGAGATCCAGCAGCTGCAAAAGATCTTTGA GGTAATTGGTTTGCCAGATGAGGAGGACTGGCCCATAGAAAGCCCTGTCTGCTACACTCCTGCTTGGGTTGAGACAAAGCCAACAGCACAACTACTGCCCAGCCTCGCCCATGAGGAGAATGACCTGTTGTCT CAATTTTTGGCTTTCAATCCAGCTCATCGCATCTCTGCCTGCAGAGCTTTGGCTCACCCGTTCCTGGCAGACCGCAGCAGTGAAGATGAGTGA